The proteins below come from a single Esox lucius isolate fEsoLuc1 chromosome 7, fEsoLuc1.pri, whole genome shotgun sequence genomic window:
- the mettl27 gene encoding methyltransferase-like protein 27 isoform X1, whose amino-acid sequence MSHRTFEDVKDVILSAHKNTEAGDKVNFYNTWAENYDQDVSLLDYRAPSLAANCLSSSFDGDRDTAVVLDVACGTGLVAAQLKRRGFTHFVGVDGSKGMLRLASKTGLYQDLRQCMLGDESLPVQAGQFDVVIIVGALSDGQVPVSVIRELCQVTKPDTNDWPAL is encoded by the exons ATGTCTCATAGAACATTTGAGGATGTGAAGGATGTAATACTATCAGCCCACAAAAACACTGAGGCCGGAGACAAGGTCAACTTTTACAACACCTGGGCTGAGAACTATGACCAG GACGTCAGTCTACTTGATTACCGTGCGCCGAGTCTGGCCGCAAACTGTCTGTCCTCCAGTTTCGATGGTGACCGGGACACGGCGGTGGTACTGGACGTGGCCTGTGGCACAGGATTGGTCGCAGCACAG CTGAAGAGGAGGGGCTTCACGCACTTCGTGGGTGTTGACGGGAGCAAAGGCATGCTAAGATTAGCCAGTAAGACAGGCCTCTATCAGGATCTGAGGCAATGCATGCTGGGAGACGAATCACTTCCTGTCCAAGCTG ggCAGTTTGATGTGGTTATAATAGTTGGGGCTCTGAGCGATGGACAAGTGCCAGTGAGTGTCATCAGGGAGCTGTGCCAGGTCACCAAACCAG aCACCAATGATTGGCCAGCCCTATAG
- the mettl27 gene encoding methyltransferase-like protein 27 isoform X2: MSHRTFEDVKDVILSAHKNTEAGDKVNFYNTWAENYDQDVSLLDYRAPSLAANCLSSSFDGDRDTAVVLDVACGTGLVAAQLKRRGFTHFVGVDGSKGMLRLASKTGLYQDLRQCMLGDESLPVQAGQFDVVIIVGALSDGQVPVSVIRELCQVTKPG; this comes from the exons ATGTCTCATAGAACATTTGAGGATGTGAAGGATGTAATACTATCAGCCCACAAAAACACTGAGGCCGGAGACAAGGTCAACTTTTACAACACCTGGGCTGAGAACTATGACCAG GACGTCAGTCTACTTGATTACCGTGCGCCGAGTCTGGCCGCAAACTGTCTGTCCTCCAGTTTCGATGGTGACCGGGACACGGCGGTGGTACTGGACGTGGCCTGTGGCACAGGATTGGTCGCAGCACAG CTGAAGAGGAGGGGCTTCACGCACTTCGTGGGTGTTGACGGGAGCAAAGGCATGCTAAGATTAGCCAGTAAGACAGGCCTCTATCAGGATCTGAGGCAATGCATGCTGGGAGACGAATCACTTCCTGTCCAAGCTG ggCAGTTTGATGTGGTTATAATAGTTGGGGCTCTGAGCGATGGACAAGTGCCAGTGAGTGTCATCAGGGAGCTGTGCCAGGTCACCAAACCAG
- the mettl27 gene encoding methyltransferase-like protein 27 isoform X3 — protein sequence MSHRTFEDVKDVILSAHKNTEAGDKVNFYNTWAENYDQDVSLLDYRAPSLAANCLSSSFDGDRDTAVVLDVACGTGLVAAQLKRRGFTHFVGVDGSKGMLRLASKTGLYQDLRQCMLGDESLPVQAGTQNFDVDHSQKAV from the exons ATGTCTCATAGAACATTTGAGGATGTGAAGGATGTAATACTATCAGCCCACAAAAACACTGAGGCCGGAGACAAGGTCAACTTTTACAACACCTGGGCTGAGAACTATGACCAG GACGTCAGTCTACTTGATTACCGTGCGCCGAGTCTGGCCGCAAACTGTCTGTCCTCCAGTTTCGATGGTGACCGGGACACGGCGGTGGTACTGGACGTGGCCTGTGGCACAGGATTGGTCGCAGCACAG CTGAAGAGGAGGGGCTTCACGCACTTCGTGGGTGTTGACGGGAGCAAAGGCATGCTAAGATTAGCCAGTAAGACAGGCCTCTATCAGGATCTGAGGCAATGCATGCTGGGAGACGAATCACTTCCTGTCCAAGCTGGTACACAGAACTTTGATGTCGATCATTCTCAAAA ggCAGTTTGA